The following coding sequences are from one Candidatus Thermoplasmatota archaeon window:
- a CDS encoding biotin--[acetyl-CoA-carboxylase] ligase produces the protein MSGISVEAHDTVTSTMDIARKLARQGREEGTVVVAGTQTRGRGRSDSEWFSPRGGAWFSVLLRPPIEAERSHRAVFLAGLCACTVLRELCDLDTIIRWPNDILFGGRKLAGVLGEALQADDTFYSIVGVGVNTNFSVSALPEELRNEATTTLDILGRDVNNEAIIIAIVALLVEMSPELSGEYGRILDEWLESSDTIGQMIEVDGNLAGRAVRLDEEGFLMVEDESGEENRIVSGNLRYAGGRALRKG, from the coding sequence ATGAGCGGGATATCGGTCGAGGCGCACGACACTGTGACGTCAACGATGGACATCGCCCGCAAGCTCGCCCGCCAAGGTCGCGAGGAGGGCACCGTGGTCGTGGCGGGGACCCAGACCAGGGGAAGAGGCAGGTCAGATTCGGAATGGTTCTCCCCGAGGGGCGGAGCATGGTTCTCGGTGCTCCTGAGGCCTCCGATCGAGGCCGAGAGGTCGCACAGAGCGGTCTTCCTTGCCGGCCTCTGCGCGTGCACCGTGCTCAGAGAGCTCTGTGACCTGGACACGATCATCCGCTGGCCGAACGACATCCTCTTTGGCGGGAGGAAACTGGCGGGCGTTCTTGGCGAGGCCCTACAGGCAGATGACACATTCTACTCGATCGTGGGCGTGGGCGTGAACACGAACTTCAGCGTCAGCGCTCTTCCGGAAGAGCTCAGGAACGAAGCGACGACCACGCTTGACATCCTCGGGAGGGATGTGAACAACGAGGCCATCATAATCGCGATAGTCGCCCTGCTAGTCGAGATGTCCCCGGAGCTGAGCGGAGAGTACGGTCGGATCCTCGATGAATGGCTGGAGAGCTCGGACACTATCGGGCAGATGATAGAGGTCGATGGGAACCTGGCGGGAAGAGCTGTCCGCCTCGATGAGGAGGGATTCCTGATGGTCGAGGACGAGAGCGGGGAGGAGAATAGGATAGTGTCCGGAAACCTCCGATATGCTGGCGGCCGAGCACTGCGAAAGGGTTAA
- the mce gene encoding methylmalonyl-CoA epimerase translates to MKIDHIAIAVFNLDEGSKRMENILGSKAIVREKVESEGIEAVIFKVGTTKIELVCPLSEDSVVAKFLRKRGEGLHHIALAVDDMDEEVERLRSKQVTLVGEAPRVGAMGRKVMFVHPKSTPGVLLELVETPKGE, encoded by the coding sequence ATGAAGATAGACCACATTGCGATAGCGGTTTTCAACCTGGACGAGGGGAGCAAGCGCATGGAGAACATCCTCGGCTCGAAGGCGATCGTAAGAGAGAAGGTCGAGTCCGAGGGCATCGAGGCGGTGATCTTCAAGGTCGGGACAACAAAGATCGAGCTCGTGTGCCCGCTCTCCGAGGACAGCGTCGTGGCCAAGTTCCTGAGGAAGAGGGGCGAGGGTCTCCACCACATAGCCCTGGCGGTCGACGACATGGACGAAGAGGTGGAGCGGCTGAGGTCCAAGCAGGTCACGCTCGTCGGCGAGGCCCCGAGGGTGGGGGCGATGGGGCGCAAGGTCATGTTCGTACACCCGAAGTCGACTCCTGGCGTTCTCCTGGAGCTCGTCGAGACCCCGAAGGGTGAGTGA